In one window of Microbacterium profundi DNA:
- a CDS encoding SNF2-related protein — protein MTTPLSDYQAKYFAHELQRSYANDHVGKLAGLLFDAQVEPKPHQIDAALFALQTPFLPGVILADEVGLGKTIEAGIVISQYWAERKRSILIVAPSSLRQQWQQELSEKFLIPSALLDAKSKASLLSPSGLRTPQILICSYEFVLRNEQSLLKAWDLVIADEAHRLRNYWNGKAKVSEAVAHVVSGASKTVFLTATPLQNRLEELYGLVSVFSPDYFYSLDAFRERYIKNRDVSGDDLAERVGTIAKRTLRRDADKYIHFTKRLPLTVEFDPSPEEVRLYDLVNEYLQRDELLAFAGSQRHLSALIIRKRLGSSTYAVSSTLENIANRLAGELDAGQSRDARGGLFFDEDLTSDEVEEVEENQDTAFGPEVDAGADPTLRQRIEAEVAELRSFAALARSITVNQKAAKLGDALDQGFARLAEIGAPQKAIIFTDSTKTQEYIARHLRDIGRGEGLVLFNGSNNSPESAAIYQRWLVANKDGDLITGIPAADRRKALVDYFRTEGTIMIATEAAAEGINLQFCSMVVNYDLPWNPQRVEQRIGRAHRFGQKHNVVVVNFSNKGNIAEQRILELLANKFHLFESVFGASDEVLGAIEDGLDFEKTISNILTSCRTADELDGAFKQLEAEYAGEISSEMARAKAKVFDNLDPHVQDRLKAYDTESGEVLNKFERLLLAVTRHGLASYATFEGDGRHFVLHNSPVDDAPTGRYYFKSQPLDNAHQYRYASPLAQHVLEEAKERATPSRELVFSLAQSERASGAAKALEGRSGELTVNLVTFSMKAKHDDISESYMLAGTLTDDGEWLDHEYVADILDLACVSTSDGLIEVDDAKFAPYLDARRTELEKEVQGRNSRYYDQQEELLYRNQQDRKAEHEGQIREYRAKEKEARKLARQADDPMEQLRHKKEARRWEQRAEDADEDFRDTRKSLRAEADKFLDLIEQSLKGTQHTEQLFTIRWRVAA, from the coding sequence GTGACGACTCCGCTCAGCGACTACCAGGCCAAGTACTTTGCTCACGAGCTTCAACGAAGCTACGCCAACGACCACGTAGGGAAGCTCGCTGGTCTCCTTTTCGACGCGCAGGTCGAGCCCAAGCCGCATCAGATCGATGCGGCTCTCTTCGCGCTACAGACGCCGTTCCTGCCCGGTGTGATTCTCGCGGACGAGGTCGGGCTGGGCAAGACGATCGAGGCGGGGATCGTCATCTCGCAGTACTGGGCGGAGCGGAAGCGCAGCATCCTGATCGTGGCTCCGTCGAGTCTGCGGCAGCAGTGGCAGCAGGAGCTATCTGAGAAATTCTTGATCCCTTCTGCCTTGCTCGACGCGAAGTCCAAAGCGTCGCTACTCTCTCCGTCAGGACTGCGAACCCCACAGATTCTAATCTGCTCGTACGAGTTTGTACTGCGCAACGAGCAGTCGCTGCTGAAAGCGTGGGACCTGGTCATTGCCGATGAAGCACATCGGCTTCGCAACTATTGGAACGGCAAGGCAAAGGTCTCCGAAGCTGTCGCCCATGTGGTGTCTGGTGCATCGAAGACGGTATTCCTGACAGCGACTCCGCTTCAGAACAGGCTGGAAGAGCTGTATGGCCTGGTCTCGGTGTTTAGCCCGGACTACTTCTACTCGCTCGATGCGTTCCGTGAGCGCTACATCAAGAACCGTGATGTCTCGGGTGATGACCTGGCCGAACGGGTCGGGACGATCGCCAAGCGGACCCTGCGCAGAGACGCGGATAAGTACATCCATTTCACCAAGCGACTGCCGCTGACAGTCGAGTTCGACCCGTCACCGGAGGAAGTGCGTCTATACGACCTTGTCAACGAATACCTGCAAAGGGATGAGTTGCTCGCCTTCGCCGGGTCGCAGCGGCATCTGTCGGCGCTGATCATTCGGAAGCGGCTCGGCTCCTCAACGTACGCAGTCTCGAGCACGCTGGAGAACATCGCCAACCGACTGGCCGGCGAGCTTGACGCCGGTCAGAGCCGCGATGCGCGTGGCGGTCTGTTCTTTGACGAGGACCTCACCAGTGACGAGGTTGAGGAAGTCGAGGAGAACCAGGACACGGCGTTCGGGCCGGAGGTCGATGCGGGTGCGGATCCAACACTTCGGCAGCGCATCGAGGCCGAGGTCGCCGAACTCCGGAGCTTTGCAGCGCTGGCACGTTCGATCACGGTCAACCAGAAAGCGGCCAAACTCGGCGACGCCCTGGATCAGGGGTTCGCACGACTTGCAGAGATCGGTGCCCCTCAGAAGGCGATCATCTTCACCGACAGCACCAAGACCCAGGAATACATCGCCCGTCACCTGCGAGACATCGGGCGCGGCGAAGGACTGGTTCTATTCAACGGCTCCAACAATTCACCCGAATCAGCGGCGATCTATCAGAGGTGGCTCGTGGCCAACAAGGACGGCGACCTGATCACGGGTATTCCCGCTGCTGACCGGCGTAAAGCCTTGGTGGACTATTTCCGCACCGAGGGTACGATCATGATCGCCACGGAGGCAGCTGCCGAAGGTATCAACCTGCAGTTCTGCTCGATGGTTGTCAACTACGACCTGCCCTGGAACCCTCAGCGCGTAGAGCAGCGCATCGGCCGTGCGCACCGGTTCGGACAGAAGCACAACGTTGTGGTCGTGAACTTCTCGAACAAGGGCAATATCGCCGAGCAACGCATCCTCGAACTACTGGCGAACAAGTTCCACCTGTTCGAGAGCGTCTTCGGTGCCAGCGACGAAGTGCTGGGAGCAATCGAAGATGGCCTCGACTTCGAGAAGACCATCAGCAACATCCTCACTAGTTGCCGAACCGCCGACGAACTCGACGGCGCGTTCAAGCAACTGGAGGCCGAGTACGCGGGTGAGATATCCAGTGAGATGGCCCGGGCCAAGGCGAAGGTCTTCGACAACCTTGATCCGCACGTGCAAGACCGCCTGAAGGCATATGACACGGAGTCGGGAGAGGTGCTGAACAAGTTCGAGCGCCTGCTCCTCGCAGTTACTCGTCACGGACTGGCCAGCTACGCCACGTTCGAGGGCGACGGACGTCACTTCGTGCTACACAATTCACCTGTCGATGATGCGCCGACTGGCCGTTACTACTTCAAGTCCCAGCCGCTCGACAACGCCCATCAGTATCGCTACGCCAGCCCGCTCGCTCAGCATGTGCTCGAGGAAGCGAAAGAGCGCGCGACGCCGAGCCGCGAACTAGTGTTCAGCCTCGCGCAGTCGGAGCGCGCGAGCGGCGCGGCTAAGGCGCTCGAAGGCCGAAGTGGCGAGCTTACGGTCAACTTGGTCACTTTCAGTATGAAAGCCAAACACGACGACATCTCCGAGTCCTACATGCTCGCCGGCACGCTCACCGACGACGGCGAATGGCTCGACCACGAGTATGTGGCGGACATCCTTGATCTGGCCTGCGTCAGCACCAGCGACGGCTTGATCGAGGTGGACGATGCCAAGTTTGCTCCCTACCTGGACGCGCGCCGGACTGAACTCGAAAAAGAAGTCCAAGGGCGCAACTCTCGTTACTACGACCAACAGGAAGAGCTGCTGTATCGAAACCAGCAGGATCGCAAGGCGGAGCATGAAGGGCAAATCCGCGAGTACCGCGCCAAGGAGAAGGAAGCCCGCAAGCTCGCACGTCAGGCAGACGACCCGATGGAGCAACTTCGCCACAAGAAGGAAGCCCGCCGCTGGGAGCAACGCGCCGAGGACGCCGATGAAGACTTCCGCGACACCCGCAAGAGCTTGCGCGCTGAGGCTGACAAGTTCCTTGACCTCATCGAGCAATCCCTCAAGGGCACGCAGCACACCGAGCAGCTGTTCACGATCCGATGGAGGGTCGCCGCATGA
- a CDS encoding site-specific DNA-methyltransferase has product MTDDINETPSTTPNFQTELAAQLADLIPEAIADGKVDVAKLQELLSTDAAEPNERFGLFWPGKKRALRAAQEPTTATLRPDLENSKDWDTTKNIFIEGDNLEVLKILQKHYHAKIKMIYIDPPYNTGKDFVYPDNFKEGLDTYLEWTRQVNEEGKKLSTNADTEGRYHSNWLNMMYPRLKLARNLLTEDGVIFVSIDDHEYDNLKKLCDSVFGESNYLNTFVWVSNLKGRQISASGAAGTKEYLLCYARRGDDAPEFRGSASRLKVLMPTIYKGFNYKPESDERGPYVLKNELYNTNSAFNEVTRPNLVYDIYYDPASGDIRTGPVTDGHVHAGYVKISPKRNNNGTHEYHAFRWSTKKVEAESYDLAFIESPSGWKVYTKVRDVDAATVKDLIMDITTNEGAADIAKLGLDPKWFDYPKPVNLIKLLVEAATEQDSIVLDFFAGSGTTAHAVMMANSDGEGQRRFIQVQLPEPLAENHDARAAGLTSIADISVARIRAAAKSIEQEERNRLGDDRSGDTGVRAYRLAETNFSKWKLSSDVELNALEQHMLDLRESSSADEATPDNLLTEVLLKQGYSLTEKIESAEVADLDVRIVRDRDGDIGVLAYLNEHVKPTLEQLRALVDKSPARMIVLEDAFKGDDELKTNLVQLCKSKGIELWTT; this is encoded by the coding sequence ATGACCGACGACATTAACGAAACACCATCTACGACACCGAACTTTCAGACCGAGCTGGCAGCGCAGCTAGCCGATCTGATCCCGGAAGCCATTGCCGATGGCAAGGTCGACGTCGCCAAGCTCCAGGAACTCCTCAGCACGGACGCTGCCGAGCCCAACGAGCGTTTCGGCCTGTTCTGGCCGGGGAAGAAACGTGCCTTGCGTGCTGCTCAGGAGCCGACGACCGCAACGCTGCGACCAGACCTTGAGAACAGCAAGGATTGGGACACCACCAAGAACATTTTCATCGAGGGCGACAACCTCGAAGTGCTCAAGATTCTACAGAAGCACTATCACGCCAAGATCAAGATGATCTACATCGATCCGCCATATAACACCGGTAAAGACTTCGTCTACCCCGACAACTTCAAGGAGGGCCTCGACACCTACCTGGAATGGACACGTCAGGTCAATGAGGAGGGCAAGAAGCTCTCAACCAACGCAGACACCGAGGGTCGTTACCACTCGAATTGGCTGAACATGATGTACCCGCGACTCAAGCTCGCGCGCAACCTCCTCACCGAGGACGGTGTCATTTTTGTCTCGATCGATGACCATGAATACGACAATCTCAAGAAGCTCTGCGACAGCGTCTTCGGCGAGTCAAACTACCTAAATACTTTTGTTTGGGTGAGCAACCTCAAGGGGCGACAGATCTCGGCGAGTGGTGCGGCCGGAACGAAGGAGTACTTGCTTTGTTATGCCCGGCGAGGCGACGATGCCCCTGAGTTCAGGGGCTCCGCGTCTCGTCTCAAGGTGTTAATGCCCACGATCTATAAGGGCTTCAACTACAAGCCTGAGAGCGATGAGCGCGGCCCATACGTACTAAAGAACGAGCTTTACAACACGAACTCAGCGTTCAATGAGGTGACTCGCCCGAACCTTGTGTACGACATTTATTACGACCCCGCTAGCGGCGACATACGGACAGGCCCTGTCACGGATGGGCACGTTCATGCTGGGTACGTCAAGATCAGTCCAAAGCGGAACAACAATGGCACACACGAGTATCACGCATTTCGGTGGAGTACCAAAAAGGTCGAAGCCGAATCATACGATCTCGCCTTCATTGAATCTCCCTCTGGTTGGAAGGTCTATACCAAAGTTCGCGATGTGGATGCTGCGACGGTTAAGGACCTCATCATGGACATCACTACAAATGAAGGCGCGGCCGACATTGCCAAGCTTGGCCTGGACCCAAAATGGTTTGATTACCCGAAACCAGTAAACCTCATCAAGCTCCTCGTTGAGGCGGCGACGGAGCAGGATTCAATTGTCCTTGATTTCTTCGCTGGTTCTGGCACAACGGCACATGCCGTAATGATGGCCAATTCCGATGGTGAAGGACAACGACGCTTCATCCAAGTTCAGTTACCAGAACCCCTGGCTGAAAATCACGATGCACGCGCCGCGGGCCTGACATCGATCGCTGATATCTCCGTGGCTCGCATCCGTGCCGCGGCGAAGTCGATCGAGCAGGAGGAGCGGAACCGCCTCGGTGATGATCGTTCGGGTGACACTGGTGTACGTGCCTATCGCCTTGCCGAGACAAACTTCTCTAAGTGGAAGTTGTCGAGTGACGTCGAACTCAATGCCCTCGAGCAACACATGCTTGATCTACGCGAGAGCAGCAGCGCCGATGAGGCAACACCCGACAACCTTCTCACCGAAGTTCTGCTCAAGCAGGGTTATTCACTGACTGAAAAGATCGAGTCGGCTGAGGTTGCTGACCTCGACGTTCGTATCGTTCGTGACCGCGACGGAGATATCGGTGTGCTCGCGTACCTGAACGAACACGTCAAGCCAACGTTGGAACAACTCCGTGCACTCGTTGACAAGTCGCCTGCGCGCATGATCGTGCTCGAAGACGCATTCAAGGGTGATGACGAGTTGAAGACTAACCTTGTCCAGCTCTGCAAGAGCAAGGGCATCGAACTGTGGACGACGTAA
- a CDS encoding restriction endonuclease, which produces MSSAGFKFDPSQPFQLDAIGSVVDLFDGQPKDAEKLVMTLRGQVSLTETNQAALDIDLTQEVGAVGNNVVLDKFTVLQNVQRVQDRNGLEVAAELYNDELDFDVEMETGTGKTYVYLRTIFELAQKYNFTKFVILVPSVAIREGVSTSIRLMRQHFKDLYPGYPFDASVYSGKSAEEVQAFATSTNVQILIMTIDSIRGNSATRIIHQTRDNLNGLRPIDYLKATRPVVIMDEPQNMESQLSQSAVGELDPAFTLRYSATHKKQRNVVYRLDPVDAHDLGLVKQIVVADVQQQGADAAPYIKLVEVKREPSWAARVELSVRKADGSLERRIVSAKPDQELSDARITNNPVYDGWRVMSGMNIAYGGEPGSIELNQHGFLYEGESIGGSSSAIYKEMIRETIREHLRKESMLRDKGIKVLSLFFVDKVVSFLGDGASNEDANGEFVKWFDEVFIEERAKSARYQELLPQAPSELRRAYFSQIKRGKVTSFQDSSGASKADDDAYELIMQAKERLLDESEPVRFIFSHSALREGWDNPNVFQICTLREMGAEVERRQTIGRGLRLPVTKTADGYTRVADRGIATLTVIANESYTAFAKSLQNEYKSAGVEIGRVRVSEFAKIPRQAQDGAVTDELFGFTWSKEVFDHLTLNGYLAEGNVTSKFLPDTIGFSLNLPEYLDDYEPQIIDLVRHTSIERYVRPKSNRHPRLLNKQLYSTPEFDDFWHAISRKTTYRVSVKRDQIIENSVKAIRESPKIDALRIQVTRAGVKVLRGGAKGAELGTRSADLKGSYDLPDIIAELQEATSLTRRTIVDILIGSGRLEEFISNPNDFIAMAKRALQTELSKIVVDGIQYEKIAGYVYELRDLQADGLEEKERFLDQMYQVQNKQKTDFDYVVYDSDVERQFAELLDSREDVKMFMKLPSKFKIDTPVGPYNPDWAIIKREDGEDRIYMIRETKSTMDDSKLRPSELAKIKSAKQHFKAIGIEDYARSAPGSWNI; this is translated from the coding sequence ATGAGTAGTGCCGGATTCAAGTTCGACCCCAGCCAGCCATTCCAGCTCGACGCCATTGGCTCCGTTGTCGATCTCTTCGACGGTCAGCCTAAGGACGCCGAGAAGCTTGTCATGACCCTGCGCGGCCAGGTCTCCTTGACGGAGACTAATCAGGCCGCCCTCGATATCGACCTCACGCAGGAGGTCGGCGCTGTTGGTAACAACGTGGTGCTCGATAAGTTTACTGTGCTGCAGAACGTCCAACGCGTGCAGGACCGCAATGGCCTCGAGGTTGCGGCGGAGCTCTACAACGATGAGCTCGACTTCGACGTCGAGATGGAGACCGGCACGGGTAAGACTTATGTCTACCTACGCACTATTTTCGAACTGGCGCAAAAATACAACTTCACGAAGTTCGTAATCCTCGTGCCGAGTGTCGCCATTCGTGAGGGTGTAAGTACCAGCATCCGTTTGATGCGTCAGCATTTCAAAGATCTCTATCCGGGGTATCCGTTTGATGCCTCTGTTTACAGTGGCAAGAGCGCTGAAGAGGTGCAGGCATTCGCCACTTCGACGAACGTGCAGATCTTGATCATGACGATCGACTCGATCCGTGGAAACTCGGCTACTCGCATCATCCACCAGACTCGCGACAACCTCAACGGCCTGCGTCCGATCGACTACCTCAAGGCGACACGCCCCGTGGTCATCATGGATGAGCCGCAGAACATGGAGTCGCAACTTTCGCAGTCGGCAGTGGGTGAACTCGACCCAGCCTTCACGCTTCGCTACAGTGCCACGCACAAGAAGCAGCGCAATGTCGTCTACCGGCTCGACCCGGTCGATGCGCATGATCTCGGTCTCGTTAAGCAGATCGTGGTCGCGGATGTCCAGCAGCAAGGTGCCGACGCAGCGCCGTACATCAAGCTCGTTGAGGTTAAGCGTGAGCCAAGCTGGGCGGCTCGAGTCGAGCTATCAGTGCGGAAAGCTGACGGGAGCCTTGAGCGACGTATTGTTTCAGCGAAACCGGACCAGGAGCTTTCCGACGCGCGAATCACGAACAACCCCGTCTATGACGGTTGGCGCGTGATGAGTGGGATGAACATCGCGTATGGCGGTGAACCGGGCAGTATTGAACTGAATCAGCACGGCTTCCTCTACGAGGGCGAGAGCATCGGCGGCTCGAGTAGTGCAATTTATAAGGAAATGATCCGCGAGACCATTCGCGAGCACCTCCGCAAGGAGTCGATGCTTCGGGACAAGGGCATCAAGGTGCTCAGCTTGTTCTTCGTCGACAAGGTCGTGAGCTTCCTCGGTGACGGAGCCAGCAACGAGGACGCCAATGGTGAGTTCGTGAAGTGGTTCGATGAGGTGTTCATCGAAGAGCGCGCCAAATCCGCCCGTTATCAGGAACTCCTGCCGCAGGCTCCGAGTGAATTGCGTCGAGCGTACTTCTCGCAGATCAAGCGCGGCAAGGTCACGAGCTTCCAAGACTCATCGGGAGCGAGCAAGGCGGACGATGATGCCTACGAACTGATCATGCAGGCCAAGGAGAGGCTTCTCGACGAGTCCGAGCCGGTGCGGTTCATCTTCAGCCACTCAGCGCTGCGCGAGGGCTGGGACAACCCGAACGTCTTCCAGATCTGTACGTTACGCGAGATGGGGGCTGAGGTCGAGCGTCGACAGACCATCGGCCGTGGACTTCGTTTGCCTGTCACCAAGACAGCGGATGGTTATACACGCGTCGCTGACCGTGGCATCGCCACTCTGACGGTCATTGCGAACGAGTCCTACACGGCATTCGCGAAGAGCTTGCAGAACGAGTACAAGTCGGCTGGTGTGGAAATTGGCCGGGTGCGCGTCAGCGAGTTTGCGAAGATCCCGCGTCAGGCTCAGGATGGCGCGGTCACCGATGAACTGTTTGGCTTCACATGGTCGAAGGAGGTTTTTGACCACCTGACGCTGAACGGCTATCTGGCAGAGGGGAACGTCACGTCGAAGTTCCTTCCCGACACGATTGGATTCTCGCTCAATCTGCCGGAGTATCTGGACGACTACGAACCGCAGATCATCGACCTGGTGCGCCACACGAGCATCGAGCGCTACGTCAGGCCCAAGAGCAATCGGCACCCGCGTCTGCTCAATAAGCAGTTGTACTCGACGCCGGAGTTCGATGATTTCTGGCACGCGATCAGCCGTAAGACCACGTATCGGGTCAGCGTGAAGCGCGACCAGATCATCGAGAATTCGGTCAAGGCGATCCGGGAGTCGCCCAAGATTGACGCACTACGTATCCAAGTCACTCGTGCCGGTGTGAAGGTGTTGCGCGGCGGTGCGAAGGGTGCCGAACTAGGCACACGCTCGGCGGATCTCAAGGGAAGCTACGACCTCCCCGACATCATCGCTGAACTGCAAGAGGCGACGTCCCTCACTCGTCGGACAATCGTCGATATCCTGATCGGCTCTGGTCGGCTCGAAGAGTTCATTAGCAACCCCAACGACTTCATCGCGATGGCAAAGCGCGCACTGCAGACCGAGCTGTCCAAGATCGTCGTGGACGGCATCCAGTACGAGAAGATTGCTGGCTATGTCTACGAACTGCGGGACCTGCAAGCGGACGGGCTCGAAGAGAAGGAGCGCTTCCTCGACCAGATGTATCAGGTGCAGAACAAGCAGAAGACCGACTTCGACTACGTTGTCTACGACTCCGACGTTGAGCGTCAGTTCGCCGAACTTCTCGACTCTCGCGAGGACGTCAAGATGTTCATGAAGTTGCCGTCGAAGTTCAAGATCGACACACCTGTCGGCCCGTATAACCCCGACTGGGCGATCATCAAGCGTGAAGACGGTGAAGACCGGATCTACATGATTCGCGAGACGAAAAGCACTATGGACGACTCGAAGCTTCGCCCGAGCGAACTCGCGAAGATCAAGTCCGCGAAGCAGCACTTCAAGGCGATTGGTATTGAGGATTACGCGCGATCTGCGCCGGGAAGTTGGAACATATGA
- a CDS encoding AAA family ATPase: MKAEFHGFGRLADGNVNLDNKVVAIVGPNEAGKTTLLRALAYIDNGATLTASERSRGLNIGDGAVVSRVQYILDDLDREATAQYDLEDAPTSLWISRTAAGESNVRSEVEPSPRKAVAPLADAIKKVRAAHTKKVMAELAYSDPEPDADGNVEPSDEAHAVLAERAEAVLSAFFEDVREGDIASVATNHGIELREIRDAAIRYGVAEPLTTALSAMVTWIDREDPANSVASELYERAPNILLFSEQDRTLESSHTLSDELVANPPASLANLVGMAELDLRELWATYTSGDEGERETLIDAANQTLAQKFATAWKQSDVTVVLKTERTVLSIRIKQDGRRITQFDERSAGLKMFVALVAFLEVREEQVPPVLLIDEAETHLHIDAQADLVNTFMTQQQAAKIIYTTHSPACLPPDLGSNIRAVVPHPTLEYRSVIQGSFWSAAAGFSPLLLAMGAGAAAFSTARYVVLGEGASEMLALPTLIKRAIGVADLEYQVAPGLSEVAPEMYPELDLAGARVAYLVDGDRGGLERRSSLIAGGVPAERIITLGALTLENLLDSGPYLRVIAKLLTECNPDAVVPEMPTLPDATGEVWPKFLDRWASEHALKMPGKRVVASRLVEEGGASPSTYGLPILKQLHREIEDLLMRPSPQNNPGDSV; the protein is encoded by the coding sequence GTGAAGGCTGAGTTCCACGGCTTCGGTCGTCTTGCCGATGGCAACGTGAACCTCGACAACAAGGTTGTGGCGATCGTTGGACCAAACGAGGCGGGGAAGACGACACTGCTTCGTGCGCTCGCGTATATCGATAATGGCGCGACTCTGACGGCTTCCGAGAGATCGCGCGGGCTCAATATCGGGGATGGCGCGGTTGTAAGTCGTGTGCAGTACATTCTTGACGACTTGGATCGAGAAGCAACTGCACAGTACGACCTTGAGGATGCGCCGACATCACTTTGGATTTCACGCACAGCGGCCGGGGAGTCAAACGTTCGAAGCGAAGTCGAACCGTCTCCGCGCAAGGCCGTCGCGCCGCTCGCTGACGCCATCAAGAAGGTTCGCGCTGCTCACACCAAGAAGGTGATGGCAGAGCTGGCCTATTCGGATCCAGAGCCCGATGCGGACGGCAACGTGGAACCCAGCGATGAAGCACATGCCGTCTTGGCGGAGCGCGCAGAGGCTGTGTTATCCGCGTTCTTCGAGGACGTGCGAGAAGGCGATATTGCCTCGGTTGCCACTAATCACGGAATAGAATTGCGCGAGATTCGCGACGCTGCGATACGTTACGGTGTCGCCGAACCGCTCACCACCGCATTGAGCGCGATGGTGACGTGGATCGATCGCGAAGATCCAGCCAACAGTGTGGCTTCGGAACTCTATGAGAGGGCACCAAACATCCTGCTGTTCAGTGAACAGGATCGGACGCTTGAGTCGTCCCACACCCTTTCGGATGAGCTCGTCGCAAACCCTCCTGCGTCACTTGCCAATCTCGTCGGCATGGCCGAGCTAGACCTTCGTGAGCTCTGGGCGACCTACACGAGCGGAGACGAGGGCGAACGTGAAACGCTCATAGACGCGGCAAACCAGACTCTTGCACAGAAGTTCGCGACTGCCTGGAAGCAATCTGACGTGACGGTTGTGCTGAAGACGGAACGCACCGTGCTGTCCATTCGCATCAAGCAGGACGGTCGGCGGATCACACAGTTCGATGAGCGCAGCGCTGGACTGAAGATGTTTGTTGCTCTTGTCGCGTTCCTGGAAGTGCGGGAAGAGCAGGTGCCGCCCGTTCTCCTGATCGACGAAGCGGAGACTCATCTCCATATTGATGCGCAAGCCGATCTGGTGAACACGTTCATGACTCAGCAGCAGGCAGCGAAGATTATTTACACCACCCATTCACCTGCGTGTCTCCCACCCGATCTAGGCTCCAATATCCGCGCAGTTGTCCCTCATCCGACACTCGAGTACCGCAGCGTCATACAAGGATCATTTTGGAGCGCTGCTGCCGGGTTCTCTCCACTGCTTCTAGCAATGGGAGCGGGAGCCGCTGCATTCTCGACCGCTCGGTACGTAGTGCTCGGCGAGGGCGCTTCCGAAATGCTCGCGTTGCCAACGCTCATCAAGCGAGCGATTGGTGTCGCTGATCTCGAGTACCAGGTTGCGCCCGGGCTGTCGGAAGTCGCTCCGGAGATGTATCCGGAGCTAGACCTTGCGGGAGCACGTGTGGCGTATTTGGTGGACGGGGATCGCGGCGGACTCGAGCGACGCTCATCACTCATAGCGGGCGGTGTACCCGCAGAGCGCATCATCACCCTCGGTGCATTGACGCTCGAGAACCTTCTGGATTCTGGCCCATATCTGCGTGTGATCGCGAAGTTGCTGACCGAGTGCAACCCGGATGCAGTAGTACCCGAGATGCCAACGTTGCCAGACGCAACTGGCGAAGTTTGGCCGAAGTTTCTCGACCGTTGGGCGTCCGAACACGCGCTGAAGATGCCCGGCAAGCGTGTCGTCGCAAGCAGGCTCGTCGAGGAAGGTGGCGCATCTCCCAGTACATACGGCTTGCCGATCTTGAAGCAACTACATCGCGAGATCGAAGACCTTTTGATGCGTCCGTCGCCCCAAAACAATCCAGGAGACTCAGTCTGA